The Cellulomonas oligotrophica sequence GTTCCCCGACCTGAACACGGGCAACAACACGTACAAGGCCGTGCAGCGCTCCGCGGGCGCGGTCGCGATCGGCCCCGTCCTGCAGGGCCTGCGCAAGCCCGTCAACGACCTGTCGCGCGGGGCGCTCGTGCAGGACATCGTCAACACCGTGGCGATCACGGCGATCCAGGCGCAGGCCATGGCCGCCGCAGCGCTCGACACCCCCACCAGCACCGACCCGGAGGCAGCCGCACGATGACCGCACCGCACCCGACCAGCACCGTGCTGGTCATCAACTCCGGCTCGTCGTCGATCAAGTACCAGCTGGTCGACCCCGCGGGCGGCGAGGCCGTCGCCTCGGGCATCGTCGAGCGCATCGGCGAGGAGCTCGGCGCCGTCAAGCACGTGGCGCACGGCACGACGACCAAGCGCGAGGTGCCCGTCCCGGACCACGCCGTCGGCCTGCGCATCGTGCTCGGCCTGTTCGACGAGATCGGGCCGGACCTGGCGGGGTCGCACGTCGTGGCGGTCGGGCACCGGGTCGTGCAGGGCGGGGCCCTGTTCGACGGGCCCGTCCTCATCGACCCGCAGGTCGAGAAGCAGATCGAGGACCTCTCGCCGCTGGCGCCGCTGCACAACCCGGCGAACCTCACGGGCATCCGGGTCGCGCAGGCGCTGCTGCCGGACGTCCCGCACGTCGCGGTGTTCGACACGGCGTTCTTCCGCACGCTGCCCGACGCGGCGGCGACCTACGCGATCGACGCCGACGTGGCCGCGGAGCACCAGGTCCGCCGGTACGGGGCGCACGGCACGTCGCACCAGTTCGTCTCGCGGCGCGTGGCCGAGGTGCTGGACCGGCCGCTGGCCGACCTGAACCAGATCGTGCTGCACCTGGGCAACGGCGCGTCGGCGTCGGCCGTGCGCGGCGGCGAGGCCGTCGAGACGTCGATGGGCCTGACGCCGCTCGAGGGCCTGGTCATGGGCACCCGGTCGGGCGACATCGACCCGGCCGTCGTGTTCCACCTGCACCGCAACGCGGGCATGAGCATCGACGCGATCGACGACCTGCTCAACCGCCGGTCCGGCATCAAGGGCATCTGCGGCGAGAACGACTTCCGCACGCTGCACGACCTGGTCGCGGCGGGCGACGAGAAGGCGGCGCTCGCGCTCGACGTGTACCTGCACCGGCTGCGCAAGTACATCGGCGCCTACCACGCGGTGCTCGGACGCCTGGACGTGCTGACGTTCACCGCGGGCGTCGGGGAGAACGACGACATCGTCCGTCTGCGCGTGTGCCAGGGCCTGGAGCCGATGGGGATCGTCGTCGACCCGGTCCGCAACGAGGGCCGCATCGGCGTGCCGACGGTCATCTCGCCCGACGGGGCACCGGTCACGGTGCTGGTCGTGCCGACGAACGAGGAGCTCGCGATCGCGCGCCAGGCCGTCGACGTCATCGGCGCCTGACCGCAGGGGACCCCACGGGCCCGCCCCGCGCCGACCGGCGCGGTGGCGGGCCCGTCCTGTGTGACGAACACCGCGCCCGAGCACCCTCCCGGTGGCAGTAAGGTGAGCCTGGCCTTATCGTCCGCACCACCGAGGGATCCCATGCGCCCCGCACACCTCCGCCCGCTCCGGGCCGCCGCCGCCGTCGCTGTCGTCGGCCTCACGCTCACGGCCTGCGCCTCGCAGTCCGGCACCACGACAGACGCGACCGAGGACGCCGCGACCGGGGCGCCCGCGAGCGCGACCTTCCCCATCACGATCGCGAACACGTTCGGCGAGACCACCGTCGAGGCGCAGCCCGAGCGGGTCGCGACCGTCAACTGGGGCAACCACGACGTGCCGATCGCGCTGGGTGTCGCACCCGTCGGGATCCAGCTCACCACCTACGGCGACGACGACGGCGACGGCGTCCTGCCCTGGACGTTCGCGGGCCTGGAGGCCCTGGACGCGACCGGCGACGCGCTGCCCGTGCTCTTCGACGAGACCGACGGCATCCCGTTCGAGCAGGTCGCGAACACCGAGCCCGACGTCGTCCTGGCCGCCTACTCCGGCCTGACGGAGGAGGACTGGACGACCCTGTCCGAGATCGCCCCGACCGTGTCGTACCCCGAGTTCGCGTGGGGCACGAGCTGGAAGGACATGGCGCTCATCGACGGCGAGGCGCTCGGCCTGAAGTCCGAGGCCCAGGCCCTCGTCGACGACGTCGTCGCGCAGATCGACGAGGCGCTCGCCGAGCGGCCCGACGTCGAGGGCAAGACGGTCGCCTACACGTGGATCGACCCCGCCGACCCGAGCACGATCGGCGTCTACACCCCGCTCGACGCACGCGTGCAGCTGCTCAGCGACCTCGGCCTGGTCGACGCGCCGTCGGTCGTCGAGCTCGCCGGCGACACGGACCAGTTCTACGTGAACCTGTCCGCGGAGGAGGCCGACACCCTGGCCGACGTCGACGTCCTCGTCACCTACGGCGACGACACGACGCTCGAGACGCTGCAGGCCGACCCGCTGATCGGCAAGATCCCCGCCGTCGAGCGCGGCTCCGTCGTGGTGGTCCCGAACGCCGAGCCGATCTCGGCCGCGACGTCCGGCCCGACGGTCCTCTCGATCCCGTGGGTCCTCGAGGACTACCTGGACCTGTTCCAGGCCGCCGCCGAGCAGGTCGGGTGACCCTGCTCCACCCGACGCCGACCGCCTCCTCCGGGGGGCGGTCGGCGTCGCTGCGCCGCCGCCGCACCGTCGGGCTCACGGTCGCCGTCGCCGGGCTCGCCCTGGCCGTGCTGGCCTCGCTCGCGTTCGGCACCCGCGTGGTGGGCTGGCAGGACGTCGTCGCCGGCGTCCTGCACCCGGACACGGACGTCATCGCCCAGGCCGCCGTGCAGTCCCGCGTCGCCCGGACCGTGCTGGGTCTGCTCGTGGGCGCCGCGCTCGGTCTCGCCGGCGCCGTCATGCAGGGCCTGACCCGCAACCCCCTCGCGGACCCGCTGCTGCTGGGCGTCAGCTCGGGGGCCTCGCTGTTCGTCGTCATGGGCATCGCGTGGCTCGGGCTGTCGACGCTGACGCAGTACGTGTGGCTCGCGTTCGCCGGTGCGGCCGCGGCGTCGGCGCTCGTGTACGGGATCGGGTCGCTGGGCCGTGAGGGCGCCACGCCCCTCAAGCTCGCGCTCGCCGGGGCCGCGACCAGCGCCGCGCTGAGCTCGGCGGTCTCGATGGTGCTGCTCTCGCGCACCGACGTCTTCGACACCTTCCGGTTCTGGCAGGTCGGCTCGATCGGGCGCGCGGACCTCGCGGACGTCGCCCAGGTCGCCCCCTTCCTCCTCGTCGGCGCCGTGCTGGCCGTGGGCTGCGCCCGGGGTATGGACGCCCTCGCGCTCGGCGACGAGCTCGCGACGGGCCTGGGGCAGCGCACCCTCGTCGTCCGGCTGGTCGGCGCGCTGGCGGTGGTGCTGCTGTGCGGCACGGCCGTCGCGATCGCCGGCCCCATCGGCTTCGTCGGCCTGGTGATCCCGCACCTGGCCCGCGCCTTCACCGGTCCCAGCCACCGGTGGCTGCTGCCGTACTCCGCGGTGCTCGGCGCGGCGCTGCTGCTCCTGGCCGACGTGGTCGGCCGCGTCGTGGCCCGGCCGCAGGAGATCGAGGTCGGCATCGTCACCGCGGTGCTGGGCGCGCCCGTGTTCATCGCGATCATCCGGCGCCGTCAGGTGCGCGAGCTGTGAGCGCCGCCCTCGCGCCCGCCGCCCCGGCGGCCTCGCCGGTCGCGGCCGGCCGCCGCCGCCGCGCGCGCCGCCGCCGTCTCGTCGTCACGGGCCTCGTCATGACCGTGCTGGCCCTCGTGGTCGTCGGGCTGTGCGTCGGCGAGCGCCTCTACTCCCCCGTCGACGCCGTGCGCGTGCTGCTGCTCGGCGAGCAGGTGCCCGGCGCGTCGTTCACGATCGGCACGCTGCGCGGACCACGCGTGCTCACCGGGCTGCTGGCCGGGGTCGCGTTCGGCATGGGCGGCGCCGTCTTCCAGACCATGCTCCGCAACCCGCTGGCGAGCCCGGACATCATCGGCGTCAGCGCCGGCGCGAGCGCCGCGGCCGTCGTCGCGATCACGCTGCTGGGCGCGTCCGGCTCCGGCGTGTCCGTGGTCGCCGTCGTGTCCGGGCTGCTCGTCGCGGGCCTGATCTACGCCCTGTCGTGGCGACGGGGCGTGCAGGGGGCCCGGCTGGTGCTGATCGGCATCGCGGTGGGCGCCATGCTCGAGTCGGTGATCAGCTACGCGATGACGCGCGCGGGGATCTACGACGCGAACGAGGCGCTGCGCTGGCTCACGGGCAGCCTCAACTCGGCGTTCTGGGCGGACCTCGGCCCGCTCGCCGCGGCCATGGCGGTGCTCGTGCCGCTGCTGCTGGTCGTGGCCCGCCGCCTGCCCGTGCTGCAGCTCGGCGACGAGGCGGCCGCCGGGCTGGGCGTCCGGCCCGACCGGGCCCGGCTCGCGCTGCTCCTGGTCGCGGTGGCGCTGGTCTCCGTCGGCACCGCGACGACCGGCCCCATCGCCTTCGTCGCGTTCCTGTCCGGGCCCATCGCCCACCGCCTGCTGCGCGGCGCGGGCGGCCTGCTCGTGCCCGCCGGCCTCGTCGGTGCGGTCCTCGTGCTCGCCGGCGACCTCGTCGGCCAGCACCTGCTCGTGGCACGCTTCCCCGTGGGCGTGGTCACGGGCGTGCTCGGTGCCCCCTACCTGCTCTGGCTGCTGGCCAGGACCAACCGTTCCGGAGGACGTCTGTGACGAGCCACGAGCACACCGGCCAGCCGCAGGGCGCGGTGACGCACACGCTCGCCGTCGAGGCCGCGACCATCGGCTACGACGACCGCGTCGTCGTGCACGACATGACGCTGACGATCCCGTCGGGGCGGATCACGACGATCGTCGGCGCGAACGCGTGCGGCAAGTCGACCCTGCTCAAGGCGATGGCCCGGCTGCTGAAGCCCCGTGCGGGGCACGTGCTGCTCGACGGCCGGCCCGTCGAGCAGCTGCCGCCGCGCCAGGTCGCCACCGTCATGGGCATGCTGCCGCAGACCCCGGTCTGCCCGGAGGGCATCGCGGTGGCGGACCTCGTCGGGCGCGGGCGGTACCCGCACCAGGGCTGGTTCCGCCGCTGGACCCCGCAGGACGACGCCGCGGTGGAGGAGGCGCTGAGGGTCACCGACACCCTCGAGATCGCCGACCGCCCGGTGGACGAGCTGTCGGGCGGCCAGCGGCAGCGCGTGTGGATCGCCATGGCGCTGGCGCAGCAGACCGACGTGCTGCTGCTCGACGAGCCGACGACGTTCCTCGACGTCGCCCACCAGGTCGAGGTGCTGGACCTGCTCACGGACCTCAACCGGTCCCGCGGCACGACCATCGTCATGGTGCTGCACGACCTCAACCTGGCGGCGCGGTACACCGACCACCTCGTCGCGCTGCGCGACGGCCGGCTCGTCGCGCAGGGCGCCCCCGCGGACGTGGTGACGTCCGCGCTCGTCGAGGAGGTCTTCAGCATGCAGGCGCAGGTCGTGCCCGACCCGGTCTCGGGCACGCCGCTCGTGGTCCCCGTCGGCCGGCACCACACCGGGCACGGGGCCTCGGCGCCGCTGCGCCAGCTCGTCGAGCAGGCCTGAACCCGCTCCGGGGCGCGGACGGCGCGCGGCAGGTCAGGGGGTGCGCAGGGCCCGACGCAGCTCGAGCCAGCGGGTCAGCACCTGCGGCCACACGTGGTGCCCGAGCCCGTAGACGTGCCCGGTGCGCGGCAGCCGCCCCCCGTGGGCGCCGCGGTGCACCACCACGGTCTGCAACGAGGTGGTGGCCCACAGGCCCTCGCGGCCGTGGCGCGCCCCGAACCCGGACGCCTTCGTCCCGCCGAGGGGCGCGGCGACTGCGCCGTACGCACCGGCGTAGCCCTCGTTGACGACCACGGCACCGGCCTGCACGCGGGCGGCGAGGCGGGCGCCGCGCCGGGTGTCGGCGGTCCAGATGCTCGCGAACAGCCCGTGCTCGGTGTCGTTCATGGCGGCGACGGCCTCGTCGTCGGACGCGACGGGGTACAGCGCGACGACGGGCCCGAACGTCTCCTCGCGGGCCAGGCGGGCGTGCTCGGGCACGTCGGTCAGCACCGTCGGCGCGTAGAACCACGGCCCGAGGTCGGTGCGCTGCTCGGCGCCCGTGAGCACGGTCGCGCCCAGCCCGACGGCGTCCTCGACGTGCTCCACGACGGTCGCGAGCTGCGCGGCCGACGCGAGCGAGCCCATGTCGGACCGGTAGTCCAGGCCGGGCGCGACCCGCAGCTGGCGCACCCGCCGCACGAACGCGTCGGTGAAGTCGCGGCGCACGGCCTCGTGCACGTAGATCCGCTCGATGCTCAGGCACAGCTGGCCGGCGGAGCCGAAGCAGGCGCGCACCGCACCCTCGGCGGCGACGTCGACGTCGACGTCCTCCGCGACGTACATCGGGTTCTTGCCGCCGAGCTCGAGCACCACGGGGACCCCGAGCTCACCGGCCCGTGCGGCGAACACCCGGCCCGCCGCGGTCGAGCCGGTGAACGACGCGTGGTCCACGTGCTCCAGCAGGCCCATGCCGACGTCGGGGCCGCCCACGACGACCTGCACGACGTCGGCGGGCAGGCCGGCGTCCTCGAGCAGCTCGTGGCACCACAGCAGCGTCAGGGCGGTGCGCGGGTCGGCGCGCAGGAGCACGGCGTTGCCGGCCGCGACCGCGGGCAGCACGTCGCCGAGGCCGAGCGTCAGGGGGTAGTTCCACGGTGCGACGACGGCGACGACGCCGACGGGGTGGCGCAGCACGCGGGCGGACGACACGAGGGGCAGCACGCCGGCCTCGCGGCGCGGCGCGAGGTAGCGACGGGCGCGCACGGCGTAGTGGCGGGCGACGTTGGCGACGTCGCCGACCTCCTCCCAGGCGTGGCCGCGGGCCTTGCCGGTCTCGATCTGCAGGAGGTCGAGCACGTCGCTCTGCCGCTCGAGCAGCAGGTCGTGCACGCGGCCGAGCACGGCGGTGCGCTCGCGCAGGGGGCGGGCCGCCCAGGTGCGCTGCGCGGCGCGGGCCCGCCGGGCCGCGGCGGGCAGGTCGTCCGGCGTGGTCAGCGGGACGGCCGCGATGGGGGCCCCCGTGAACGGCGTGTGCGAGGTGCTCGTCGCCGCCGCGGGCCCGGCGACGACGCGCGCGAGCAGGCTCCGCACGTCGTCGGGCTCCAGGACGTACGTGGCGAGCGGGTCGGTCTCGGGGTCGTGCAGGTCCGCGTGCTCGTGCGCCATCGCGTCAGGGTACGCGCGGTGCGGGCGGGCGGCCGGTGCACACGCACCGCCGCCCGCCCGTTCACCCGCGTCGCGGGCCGCTCACCAGCCGAGGCTCTCCCGGACCTGCGGCTCGGCGAGCGCGAGCGCGTCGGCCCGCGCCTGCGGGGCGGACGACGCGGCGAGCGCGGCGCGGGCCATCTGCTCGCACTGCTCGCGCGTGTGGTGCCGCAGCGCGAACCGCACGGCCGGCAGCGCGCCGGGCGACATCGACAGGCTGGTCACGCCGAGACCGGTGAGGACGAGGGCCATGAGCGCGTCGCCCGCGGACTCCCCGCACACCCCGACGGGCTTGCCGAGCTCCTGCCCGGCCCGGGCCGTGGCCGCGACGAGGTCCAGCACGGCGGGCTGCCACACGTCGAGCAGGTCGGCGAGCTCGCCGCGCAGCCGGTCGGTGGCCATCGTGTACTGCGCGAGGTCGTTGGTGCCGAGCGAGACGAAGTCCACCTCGGCCAGGATCTCGCGGGCCCGCAGCGCGGCGGCGGGGATCTCGACCATCACCCCGACGGTCGCGACCCCGGCCGCGCGGGCCCGGGCCGCGAAGTCCCGCGCCTCGGCCGGCGTCGCGATCATCGGCGCCATCACCCACGGCGTCGACCCGGTCGCGGCCTGGGCGGCGCCGAGCGCGGCGAGCTGGGTCTCGACGAGCGCGGGGTTGGACCGCACCAGCCGGTAGCCCCGCACGCCGAGCGCGGGGTTCTCCTCGTCGGGCTGCGTCGCGAACGCCAGCGGCTTGTCGGCGCCGGCGTCCAGCGTGCGGACCACGACCTTGCGGTCCCCCATCGCCCGCAGGGCCTGGGCGTACGCCTCGGCCTGCTCGTCCTGGGTCGGGGCGGTGGTCCGCTCGAGGAAGATCACCTCGGTGCGGAACAGCCCGACGCCCTCGACGGGGCCGGCCCCGACGCGCTCGGCGTCGGCGGCCGTGCCGATGTTCGCGAGCAGCGCGACGGCGTGCCCGTCGGCCGTCGCCCCGGGCCCGGTCTCCTGCGCGAGGAGCCGGTCGGCCTCGGCGCGGCGGGCGACGGCGGCGCGCACGTCGTCGCCGGGAGCGACCACGACCGTGCCGTCGGACGCGTCGACCGCGACGTCGACCCCGTCCTCGAGGTCGGTCGCCCCGGCGACGCGCACGACGCACGGCAGCCCGAGCTGGCCGGCGATGATCGCCGTGTGGCCGGTGGGGCCGCCGAGCTCGGTGACGATCGCCAGGACGTTGTCGAGGTCGAGCGCCGCCGTGTCCGCCGGCGCCAGGTCGCGGGCGACCACGACGGACGGGCGGGTCAGCGCGGGCACGCCCGGGTCGGGCAGCCCGAGCGTGCGGGCCACGACCCGGTCGCGGACCGAGCGCAGGTCGGTGACGCGCTCGGCGAGGTAGCCGCCGGCCTGCTCGAACATCTGGGCGAACATCTGCACGACGGCGTCGAGGGCCGCGACCGGGGGCTCCCCCGCGTCGACGCGCGCCAGCACCTGCGTGCGCAGCGCGTTGTCCGCGGCCATCTGGGCGGTCGCGGCGAGCACGTCCCGCACGGTGCCGGTGGCCGCGTCCGCCTGCGTCCGCAGCCGGGCGGCGACGTCGGCGAACGCCGTCTCGACGGCGGCGTGCACCTGGGCGGGCTCGGCCGGCCGGCCGTCGACGAGCAGCGGCGCGTCGGCCGGCACGGTCGGGGCGGGCCGGACCTGGGCGACGGGGCCGACGACCGACCGGCGCCCCACGCCGACGCCGTGCAGCACGCCGCCGGCGGGGGCACCGACGGTCGCCGCGGTCACGACGTCGCCCCCGCGTCGCCCTCGGGCGCGTCGAGGTCGGTCGCGAGCAGGCCGACGAGCTCGTCGAGCGCCCGGTCCGCGTCGGGGCCGTCGGCGGCGAGGGTGACCTCGGCCCCGTGCGGGATGCCCAGGGACATCACGAACAGGATGCTCGAGGCGTCGACGGGGGCCCCGCCCGCGGTGGCGATCGTGACCGGGACTCCGGTGGCGGCGACGGCCTGGGTGAACAGCATCGCGGGGCGGGCGTGCAGCCCGACGCGGGAGGCGACGGCGACGGTGCGCTCGGCCATGGGGTGTCTCTCCTTCGGGACGGGGACGGGTCGTGCGGGCCTCAGGCGGCCTGGGCGGCCAGGGCCTGGTCGTCGGCGGCCCGGTCGGCCGCGACGAGCGGGTCGTGCTTGAACGTCTTGAGGACGACGACGAGCAGCGCGGTGACGACCGTGCCGATCGCGACGGCGGCGACGAACCCGAGCGGGTTGCCGATGAGCGGCAGGACCCACAGGCCGCCGTGCGGGGCGACGAGCGTCGACCCGAAGGCCATGGTCAGCGCACCGGTGACGCTCGACCCGACGACGGAGGACAGGATGATCCGCCACGGGTCCGCGGCGGCGAACGGGATCGCGCCCTCGGAGATGAACGAGACGCCCAGCAACCACGCGGCCTTGCCGTTCTCCTGCTCGGCGTGCGTGAACAGCTGCTTGCGGACCGTCGTGGCCAGCGCGAGCGCGAGCGGGGCGACCATGCCGGCGGCCATGACCGCGGCCATGACCTGGTACTGCACGGCACCGGGCTGCAGGCCCTCGGTGGCCAGGCCGGTGACGGCGAAGGTGTAGGCGACCTTGTTGATGGGTCCGCCCAGGTCGAAGCCCATCATCGCCCCGAGGATCACGCCCATGAGGACGAGGTTCGCACCGGACAGCCCGTTCAGCCAGTTGGTCAGGCCCGTCATGGCCGAGGCGATCGGCCGGCCGATGAGCACGAGCATCGTGATGCCGACGATCGCGGACGACAGCAGCGGGATCACGACGACGGGCATGATGCCGCGCACGCCCTTGGGGACGTTCCAGCGGCTGATCCACAGCGCCACGAACCCGGCGAGGAAGCCGGTGACGAGGCCGCCGAGGAAGCCGGCGCCGACGAACCCGGCGGCCGCGCCGCCGACGAACCCGGGCACCAGGCCCGGCCGGTCGGCGATCGCGTAGGCGATGAAGCCGGAGAGGACGGGCACGAGGAAGCCGAAGCTCAGCTGGCCGGTCTTGAGCAGGATGACCGCCCAGTGCTGCAGCGAGAGCGGGTCGAACGCGGCGACGACCGTGGTGGCGTCGACCCCCGTGACCTCGATGGCACCCTCGGCCCCGCCCCAGGCGAGCTGCGCGAGCATGAAGCTCAGGGCGATGAGGATGCCGCCCGCGGCGACGAACGGGATCATGTACGACACGCCGGTCATGAGCCACTGCCGGACCTTCGTGCCGGCTCCGGCGTCGCGGTCGACCTTGGTGGCCGGCGCGGCGGGTGCGGGCCCGGCCGACGCGGGGACGCCCGCCTCGACGGCGGCCACGGCGGCGGCG is a genomic window containing:
- a CDS encoding acetate kinase; protein product: MTAPHPTSTVLVINSGSSSIKYQLVDPAGGEAVASGIVERIGEELGAVKHVAHGTTTKREVPVPDHAVGLRIVLGLFDEIGPDLAGSHVVAVGHRVVQGGALFDGPVLIDPQVEKQIEDLSPLAPLHNPANLTGIRVAQALLPDVPHVAVFDTAFFRTLPDAAATYAIDADVAAEHQVRRYGAHGTSHQFVSRRVAEVLDRPLADLNQIVLHLGNGASASAVRGGEAVETSMGLTPLEGLVMGTRSGDIDPAVVFHLHRNAGMSIDAIDDLLNRRSGIKGICGENDFRTLHDLVAAGDEKAALALDVYLHRLRKYIGAYHAVLGRLDVLTFTAGVGENDDIVRLRVCQGLEPMGIVVDPVRNEGRIGVPTVISPDGAPVTVLVVPTNEELAIARQAVDVIGA
- a CDS encoding iron-siderophore ABC transporter substrate-binding protein, which encodes MRPAHLRPLRAAAAVAVVGLTLTACASQSGTTTDATEDAATGAPASATFPITIANTFGETTVEAQPERVATVNWGNHDVPIALGVAPVGIQLTTYGDDDGDGVLPWTFAGLEALDATGDALPVLFDETDGIPFEQVANTEPDVVLAAYSGLTEEDWTTLSEIAPTVSYPEFAWGTSWKDMALIDGEALGLKSEAQALVDDVVAQIDEALAERPDVEGKTVAYTWIDPADPSTIGVYTPLDARVQLLSDLGLVDAPSVVELAGDTDQFYVNLSAEEADTLADVDVLVTYGDDTTLETLQADPLIGKIPAVERGSVVVVPNAEPISAATSGPTVLSIPWVLEDYLDLFQAAAEQVG
- a CDS encoding FecCD family ABC transporter permease codes for the protein MTLLHPTPTASSGGRSASLRRRRTVGLTVAVAGLALAVLASLAFGTRVVGWQDVVAGVLHPDTDVIAQAAVQSRVARTVLGLLVGAALGLAGAVMQGLTRNPLADPLLLGVSSGASLFVVMGIAWLGLSTLTQYVWLAFAGAAAASALVYGIGSLGREGATPLKLALAGAATSAALSSAVSMVLLSRTDVFDTFRFWQVGSIGRADLADVAQVAPFLLVGAVLAVGCARGMDALALGDELATGLGQRTLVVRLVGALAVVLLCGTAVAIAGPIGFVGLVIPHLARAFTGPSHRWLLPYSAVLGAALLLLADVVGRVVARPQEIEVGIVTAVLGAPVFIAIIRRRQVREL
- a CDS encoding FecCD family ABC transporter permease, with the translated sequence MSAALAPAAPAASPVAAGRRRRARRRRLVVTGLVMTVLALVVVGLCVGERLYSPVDAVRVLLLGEQVPGASFTIGTLRGPRVLTGLLAGVAFGMGGAVFQTMLRNPLASPDIIGVSAGASAAAVVAITLLGASGSGVSVVAVVSGLLVAGLIYALSWRRGVQGARLVLIGIAVGAMLESVISYAMTRAGIYDANEALRWLTGSLNSAFWADLGPLAAAMAVLVPLLLVVARRLPVLQLGDEAAAGLGVRPDRARLALLLVAVALVSVGTATTGPIAFVAFLSGPIAHRLLRGAGGLLVPAGLVGAVLVLAGDLVGQHLLVARFPVGVVTGVLGAPYLLWLLARTNRSGGRL
- a CDS encoding ABC transporter ATP-binding protein, which codes for MTLTIPSGRITTIVGANACGKSTLLKAMARLLKPRAGHVLLDGRPVEQLPPRQVATVMGMLPQTPVCPEGIAVADLVGRGRYPHQGWFRRWTPQDDAAVEEALRVTDTLEIADRPVDELSGGQRQRVWIAMALAQQTDVLLLDEPTTFLDVAHQVEVLDLLTDLNRSRGTTIVMVLHDLNLAARYTDHLVALRDGRLVAQGAPADVVTSALVEEVFSMQAQVVPDPVSGTPLVVPVGRHHTGHGASAPLRQLVEQA
- a CDS encoding succinic semialdehyde dehydrogenase, with the translated sequence MAHEHADLHDPETDPLATYVLEPDDVRSLLARVVAGPAAATSTSHTPFTGAPIAAVPLTTPDDLPAAARRARAAQRTWAARPLRERTAVLGRVHDLLLERQSDVLDLLQIETGKARGHAWEEVGDVANVARHYAVRARRYLAPRREAGVLPLVSSARVLRHPVGVVAVVAPWNYPLTLGLGDVLPAVAAGNAVLLRADPRTALTLLWCHELLEDAGLPADVVQVVVGGPDVGMGLLEHVDHASFTGSTAAGRVFAARAGELGVPVVLELGGKNPMYVAEDVDVDVAAEGAVRACFGSAGQLCLSIERIYVHEAVRRDFTDAFVRRVRQLRVAPGLDYRSDMGSLASAAQLATVVEHVEDAVGLGATVLTGAEQRTDLGPWFYAPTVLTDVPEHARLAREETFGPVVALYPVASDDEAVAAMNDTEHGLFASIWTADTRRGARLAARVQAGAVVVNEGYAGAYGAVAAPLGGTKASGFGARHGREGLWATTSLQTVVVHRGAHGGRLPRTGHVYGLGHHVWPQVLTRWLELRRALRTP
- the ptsP gene encoding phosphoenolpyruvate--protein phosphotransferase, with translation MTAATVGAPAGGVLHGVGVGRRSVVGPVAQVRPAPTVPADAPLLVDGRPAEPAQVHAAVETAFADVAARLRTQADAATGTVRDVLAATAQMAADNALRTQVLARVDAGEPPVAALDAVVQMFAQMFEQAGGYLAERVTDLRSVRDRVVARTLGLPDPGVPALTRPSVVVARDLAPADTAALDLDNVLAIVTELGGPTGHTAIIAGQLGLPCVVRVAGATDLEDGVDVAVDASDGTVVVAPGDDVRAAVARRAEADRLLAQETGPGATADGHAVALLANIGTAADAERVGAGPVEGVGLFRTEVIFLERTTAPTQDEQAEAYAQALRAMGDRKVVVRTLDAGADKPLAFATQPDEENPALGVRGYRLVRSNPALVETQLAALGAAQAATGSTPWVMAPMIATPAEARDFAARARAAGVATVGVMVEIPAAALRAREILAEVDFVSLGTNDLAQYTMATDRLRGELADLLDVWQPAVLDLVAATARAGQELGKPVGVCGESAGDALMALVLTGLGVTSLSMSPGALPAVRFALRHHTREQCEQMARAALAASSAPQARADALALAEPQVRESLGW
- a CDS encoding HPr family phosphocarrier protein, with the protein product MAERTVAVASRVGLHARPAMLFTQAVAATGVPVTIATAGGAPVDASSILFVMSLGIPHGAEVTLAADGPDADRALDELVGLLATDLDAPEGDAGATS
- a CDS encoding PTS fructose transporter subunit IIC: MKLVAVTSCPTGIAHTYMAAEALEQAGKAAGHDVQVETQGAAGSTPLDPAVVAAADGVIYAADLEVKDKGRFAGKPFVDVGVKKAVHDAPGVIAAAVAAVEAGVPASAGPAPAAPATKVDRDAGAGTKVRQWLMTGVSYMIPFVAAGGILIALSFMLAQLAWGGAEGAIEVTGVDATTVVAAFDPLSLQHWAVILLKTGQLSFGFLVPVLSGFIAYAIADRPGLVPGFVGGAAAGFVGAGFLGGLVTGFLAGFVALWISRWNVPKGVRGIMPVVVIPLLSSAIVGITMLVLIGRPIASAMTGLTNWLNGLSGANLVLMGVILGAMMGFDLGGPINKVAYTFAVTGLATEGLQPGAVQYQVMAAVMAAGMVAPLALALATTVRKQLFTHAEQENGKAAWLLGVSFISEGAIPFAAADPWRIILSSVVGSSVTGALTMAFGSTLVAPHGGLWVLPLIGNPLGFVAAVAIGTVVTALLVVVLKTFKHDPLVAADRAADDQALAAQAA